The region GGCAAGGTGATGGATGATGTGTTGGAGCCAAGCAAAGTTGGCGTTACCCGCAGGCGGCTGACCGAACTTCCAGCGCACATCACCTTCGAGCTGCGGCTGCCACCAATCCGAGATGTTGAATGGCGGGTTGGCCATGACGTAATCGAACTTGAGCGTGGGGAAGGCGTCGTTGATAAACGAGCCCTCCTTGTTCCATTGGATGTCCGCGTCGATGCCACGCACCGCAAGGTTCATCTTGCAAAGCTTCCACGTAGTGTGGTTGCGCTCCTGCCCGTAGATCGCGATGTCGCCGATCCGACCCTGATGATTGCCAACGAAGCGCTCCGATTGGACGAACATGCCGCCGGACCCACAGCAGGGGTCATAAACGCGACCGTTATGCGGCTCGAGCATTTCGACGATGGTTTGCACCACCGACCGGGGGGTGAAGAATTCCCCGCCTCGCCGCCCTTCAGCGCCGGCAAACTGGCTGATGAAATATTCGTAGGCGCGGCCCAGCAAGTCCCTCGACTGGCCGTCTGTGCTGTGCATGCCGACCGTTGAAAACAGGTCGATCAGCTCGCCCATCATCGTCTTGTCGAGTTGAGGCTTCCCGTATTCCTTGGGAAGAACCCCATCGAGTACAGGCGTGTTGGCCCGTTCGATCGCTTCCATGGCGTTGTCGATCAGGTTGCCGATGTCGCCCACGCGCTCGTTGCCCGTCGTAACATCGACGAACGGGATCTGCTGGAGCTTGGCGTTGGCCTGCAAGTTCGACCAACGAGCCTCCGGTGGCACCCAGAACACGTTCGAAGCGAGGTATTCCTCGGGGTCTTCCGCGTCGGCGTATTCTTCTTGCAGCAGATGCGCACGGTGCTGCTCAAAGGCGTCGGAGATATACTTGAGGAAGATCAGGCCGAGGGCAATGTGCTTGTATTCGGACGGCTCAAGGGTCCCGCGCAGTTTGTCCGCAGCCCTGAAGAGATCGGCCTCGAATCCGAGATCTCCGCCGCCATTTTTTTGTGATGCCATGGGTGGTTAATTCCTCCGCCTGCAGGGGTAGCGGAACCTGGGCGAAGGGGGCAACAGGCGAACGCGGGCATGAATTGAAGTTGGTGGCGGGGCTGCGGCTGAAGGTCGCAGACCCGTCACGAGGGCGATCACCTCATCGCCTCATTTACTTGGGCATACGCGGCTTACCCGTCCGCGACCGATGGTTGATCGGCAGCAGCTTGACCGGGTGCGGCTGAAGTTGGTCGGTGGCAACATCGGTCCACTTCTCCATGAAGTCGAGATATTCTGACAGAACCAGCTGCACTCCATGCGTATCGCTGCGCTTCGAGTAGTGGAGGGCATTCGTCCCGCTGCGAGCATGCCCCATTACGTCGGCGCGCATGAAATCCGGCACCTCGGCCTTGGCATAGAAACTGGATCCGAGCGCGCGGATCGAGTGCATGTCTGCCGACTTGCCGACCTTATTGGTAGGAATGTGCATATGCAGGCCGATCCACGCCACCATATGACGCCAGGCGATGTTTCGGAACTGGTGGCCGCCGATCCGAGCTTCGTTGAGGTAGAGCTCGGGGAACAACTCTCTGTGTCCTTCGGCCCGGATCGCCTTCACGTAATCGAGGAAGCCAAGCCGCAATAGCTCTGGGTGGAGCGGAATCAGTCGGCCGCGGTCTTCGTTTTTCTCGCCACCGTCGACATTATCCTCGGCGCGCACGTCATTGTCTTGGATGACGATGTTGGGGATGGCATCATCGAGATGAACCTCATCGGCCCGCAGGCCAGCAATCTCGTTTAGGGCGGCGTGCGTGTAGTATAGCAGGAGCGGCAGCCAGTAAGCGGCATCATGCCAGACATTGTTGCCCGCCGCACTGTCGAGCCGCCGCAACTGACCGCCACCGCCCGTCCAGATCGGAGCGGAAAACAAGCAGATCATGTGCTCCGGCATCCACGGCGGACGCGCGGTCTTCTTCGACACCTTCTTGTGCTTGCCCAGCTTCACCGCCGAGAAGTCCAGCGCCTTGGTATTGGGGATCTTCGGCGCCCATTCGTCTTCGGCCAACAGGTCGTAAGCGGTCGACATGTAGGAGAGATCGCGCTTCAGAGTGTTCATCGAACGGGCATTGCCGCTGGTGACGGTAAAGGTTTCGGCAACCTCCTCGAACGGGCGATCAAAATCCTTCGAAGGGCGGTAGGTGCGGGGCATATCCAGCAATGCGTTCTTGAACTTGGCAACATCTGTGTGGTCGTAGGCGCCGAGAGGCTTGTCGCCCGTCACCCATGCGAAGGTTT is a window of Alteriqipengyuania lutimaris DNA encoding:
- a CDS encoding class I SAM-dependent DNA methyltransferase translates to MASQKNGGGDLGFEADLFRAADKLRGTLEPSEYKHIALGLIFLKYISDAFEQHRAHLLQEEYADAEDPEEYLASNVFWVPPEARWSNLQANAKLQQIPFVDVTTGNERVGDIGNLIDNAMEAIERANTPVLDGVLPKEYGKPQLDKTMMGELIDLFSTVGMHSTDGQSRDLLGRAYEYFISQFAGAEGRRGGEFFTPRSVVQTIVEMLEPHNGRVYDPCCGSGGMFVQSERFVGNHQGRIGDIAIYGQERNHTTWKLCKMNLAVRGIDADIQWNKEGSFINDAFPTLKFDYVMANPPFNISDWWQPQLEGDVRWKFGQPPAGNANFAWLQHIIHHLAPRGTAGVVLANGSMSSQQSGEGEIRKAMIEGDVVDCMVALPGQLFYSTQIPACLWFLARDKSANGHRDRRGEILFIDARNLGHMVDRTRREFSTSDIATIADTYHRWRTKTDAGLSEYDDIPGFCKSATLEEVRKHGHVLTPGRYVGAEDAEDDGVPFAERISALTATLENQFDESDRLTALIRDKLAMVQADA
- a CDS encoding site-specific integrase produces the protein MPKIPFSTRRSGRYYFRRRVRLHDGKDIHVIVPLSTCDGQEARERTAILAAQFDRVRRTVNAYFEQNQTLDGGTIKALFETELRDCLSKLIMELHDPSRNPAAQVRDFRTMASALDIAQRPGTTNELTDAQRQTLAAAGHDEMDIEWVACDLDRYCGKDTIDDEIMALMAEGLGLEPTDAVVARLKHVHLQAKAEAHRLASHFLDEDVQSAFDQEEALLAKRRANGASLTFAPPQPATPQTIAQPLPVSAPAETSAASHPDCVFKTYHATRFSEVIPKIIRLARRTGHWNRGLAQYERVLKTFAWVTGDKPLGAYDHTDVAKFKNALLDMPRTYRPSKDFDRPFEEVAETFTVTSGNARSMNTLKRDLSYMSTAYDLLAEDEWAPKIPNTKALDFSAVKLGKHKKVSKKTARPPWMPEHMICLFSAPIWTGGGGQLRRLDSAAGNNVWHDAAYWLPLLLYYTHAALNEIAGLRADEVHLDDAIPNIVIQDNDVRAEDNVDGGEKNEDRGRLIPLHPELLRLGFLDYVKAIRAEGHRELFPELYLNEARIGGHQFRNIAWRHMVAWIGLHMHIPTNKVGKSADMHSIRALGSSFYAKAEVPDFMRADVMGHARSGTNALHYSKRSDTHGVQLVLSEYLDFMEKWTDVATDQLQPHPVKLLPINHRSRTGKPRMPK